Part of the Brassica oleracea var. oleracea cultivar TO1000 chromosome C8, BOL, whole genome shotgun sequence genome is shown below.
GAAATGAAAACGATAGAAATTCCAAGAAGGAAGTTCATGGTTATAACATGTCCAAAGAGTGCTGCAGATGCTATCCCGGTAAATATTGTGGCAACTGTGGATGAATATTTCTTCAAGATTGTATCTGAAAGCATCAAAGATATGTTAAAAAGAATCCTGCTTTTAAGATCAAATACCCTTGAGATTTGAGAATATATATAACAAAATTCACAATCTCCAGATATGTTAGAAAAGTATATACACTCGAGCAAACTAATTCATAAAATTTAGTGAATCTAACAAACGTAGTCTCAGTATTACCTGCATACTTGAAGAAAAAGGAGGAAAGAATCCCTTGTGCTGCGTTGTTCATTATTAGAAACACGGTTGCCCTAGAGTGTCCTTGTAGGATGTCAAAGCTTTCAGGACCTGTTGTCAGTGATAGTTTTCTCAGCAATGCATATTCATCTTGAAGTGTTCAGGATTATCTCATAGGATTTTCAAAAGCTATTATGGTGCTTAAAACGTATTATTTTCTTCCACGACCACTTTTAAAATAAATGCACATACCTTTGTATATAACAGTTGCAAGTATCCCAAGAAAGTTGAATATCGCACCATAGCCATACAGAAATAAGTTCTGCAACAGAATGTCCAATAAGATGATGCAAAAAAGATAAACAAAGAAGAAGACAACACATGTAGAAGACTATGATCCTAGAATTTGACATTACCAAGAACCTGAGCTATGTACCCTAAGATGAGGAACTTTTGCCATAACTAGATCAGAAAACAGAACACAAAGTTCAACAACCCAAGGTTCTTTGTTTCTAAAGTGATGTAGCAAGATACATGAAAAAAGAAGGCTAGTTCCATTCCATCAACAATACACAGCACATAATTTCCAAAACATTACAAATAACCAAGCATGTTCCTTATTACCACAAGCATATCATTCCCTGTTGCAGGACCAAAAAAATGCATCAGAACTCTCTAACCTGTAGATAAATGCTTGTGTCATACTGACTCTTCAGAGCATACTCGTTGAAGACAGATGCCATCGATGGGACAGTGACCTGCATGTGAATTTAAATTAGACTCTCGCATTATTCTTGTATTATAACTAAATGCATCAACAGCAAAGCATGAGAATGTAAATTATGTGCACTTTATAACTTCAACTTAATATAAGCACGAGACGAAGAAACTTACAAAGATAACAGTACAGATGTATGCACCCGTAGCAAGAGGAATTCCAATGGCAGTAGCACCTTCAGGAAGAGAACGCAGCTGATTTACACTAATCCCTATCAGCAACAGAGCAAGTGCTTCCCACTACCAAAATTAAAGATAAGTAGGATTTGAGCAGTATGATTATGAAAACATACAAAATCCAATCGAGAGTAAGAGGTAACTATAATAATGTCTAAGACTGAAAACCAGTACGCATAGAACAAATCAGAATAACTGAACCTCACCTGAATGACGGAAAACCGCCGCTTCATTACTATCTTCAGAAGAAGAGCAATGACCAGAACCTTTAGATTGCTAAGCATCTTCACAGTAGCAGGATTGAAATATAGCTGGAACAGTAGAAATTTTCAGTACTCTGTGAAATTAAAAATACATGACCAAAAGAAAGATAGAACCGAATAGTATCAGCCTAGAAGGGCAGATAAATAAACCCTCTGCAATGCACAATGTAAGAAAAATGATATTCTCATAAAGCCAAAACCTCAGACAATAGACCTACGTATGCCAAAATGAGAAAAAGACAAGTCGCTGCACCTGCATTGTGAACTTGAGGTAGTTATTAATTGCATACAACAGGGCTGGAACCGCAAGAAGCACATTATTTCGAGCTGCCTGCAAAATAGACTCGTGTAAATACGAATAGCCTTATAAATAGTCAACCAAATGAACTTAAAAGTTTGAACTCATTGGCATATATCTCCAGTAACATCCACATTTCAAAATCTAACAAAACCCAATGAACAATAGAAAAGAAGGTGATACGGAGAAAAGATACGTGTATGAGTTATGCCAATCGATCATGTAACGAAAGGTCAAGCAGCTAGCTTTTCAAATATGAGATCTGATACAGAATCTATGCAATGGATTAGACACCCTTTAATTGACAAAGAAGCAGTACCTGGACAAATGTTGAAACAGATAGAAGAGGCTTCTCTCCAACCTTTTGGTGCTTGGCCTACAGTTTGAACACAGACACTCCAGTATTAATGGATCGTCTACAGAAACACGAGAGACTCGAGAAAAGAGTAGTAATTTGTAAACTAAGAAACCAACTTTATGAACAGAACTTAATGGAATCTTTTTTTTCACATTCGTATGACCGGTTAAACAACATCAAAACTTGCAAAAACTTGGCCAGAGTTCATGAACTTCTACTACTTTCCATCTTCTAATACAAGCACAACAGGCTCTAGATACTAGAGTGTAGTATACGTTAAAGTCAATTCAGAAACAAACCTGGATCAAAAGCATAACAATCGCAAAAACAACTTTTGCAATCTCTGTCAAGAAGTTGACACTAATAGGACTGAAGTTAAACTTCCCATCCACCTTAGACATGTACACCAATATAGGCTGCAAAAAAAAAAAGGAAAAGTATGCAACTTTTAAGTGATTCTGATATGAAAAATTGTAATGGCAAGCGAGATGGTTCTCACCTGTAGACCAACAAACATGCAATCACCAACAACCAAAAGCACATTGAGGACTCGCTGTTTAGAGGTCACCCTAATCTTATGATCATCATAAGCCCTCGAAACCAACTTCGAACGACACACACTGCACTCAACCATCTCTCGTAGAGATTGAGCCAACCTGATAAAAACAGAAAATGGAATCAATGATCATAACCAAGATGCAAACTTTAAGCAAAAGGAATCGATCAATCGTAAACCCAATATCAGATCTGTATTAAAAATCACAACTTTGGATCTAAGCAGCTATTATCAGAGTATCAAAATGTTCGCGACGAGATTGATCAGACTAACCTCAATTGACCTAACCGATCAGCTTAACGAAACGTCTCCCCTCAGCCACGGGGCGTATGATCTTCCCAGACCGATCCACACAGCTCGACTTGAATCAGTGATCCTCTCCTCGCTCTGAATTGTGGAATTGAACGAGATCTAGAACTCTCTGAGTGCTTCAGTACCGGAGAAAAGGAGATTGGAAGAGAGGAAGATTGAATAAGTGGGTCGTTGTTCACAAATGCTCTCTCTCTCTCTCTCTGTTTGTTGCTTATAAGACCTTTTTTGCTTTGATTTCACAACAAACCTATTCGTTTCTATTTAAACACAGTAATTAAAAAGAGATTAGCTAACATTAATCCTTTTATTAAAACTATTTTTATTGGTACAAGATTTTTAAGAATGTGCCTAATTTATTTATTTTTAAAAAAAGTTCTACAAGGAAAGCTATCTAGAATGTGTGATTGTTAGTATATTTTTTCCTAATTTTCTACTTATTTTATCAAAAATACAGTTTCATTGTATGTGAAAGAAAAAAAAAAAATTGAATTGCAATGTCAATGACAGCATATTCTTGAAAAATAAATCTAGCAATAATGCTTAGATTGTTTTGGTTGATTATAATGAACACAACTTCTTTTGTTATTAGGATTTTTAGTTATCCTTAAACATTATATGAAAAGTGAAACTTTCAAAATTACTTATGTGTCATCACTATATTTTTTTTTTAAAAAAAATACATGGCTTAGTAAAAAAAGTGAGATGGCTTTTTTTCTTCTTATTGACATATACAATCTTAATAATTATTTTTTTTCAATTATAGCAATTTTTTTAAATAGATTTAATTATTGAAATTTTAAATTATCAAAAAAAAACTAATTTTGGCTATATATGAAATTTTGATTTATTGTAAAACACATAAATAATTTAATGATGAAATATTAAATTATAAAAATACTTCTAAATAAAATATAATTAAATTTGGTTATATACCATAAATGAATTTAATAAAACTAAAAATTATACTGAAAAATTTTTAAGCTAGAAAGGAAAGACTAAATATCATATGTTTAATTATAATCTTAATTTTTAAGTTTTTCAACTGGAAAATAAAAATTGAAAACTCTAATAAAGTCTAATTTTTATTATTGCTTAAAATTTAATTATCAGAAATATTATTTGGAAAACTCTTGGTTCTTACATTAAAAATGTTGAAAGTAACATAACAACATTATTGGATACTAATGCACCGTTATACTTCCACTGAAAATTCATTATCGGGTAGTTCAAAGCTATATATAGCTTTGAATTTCTGGTTGGTTTGTGACAAATGTCACAGCTTCATTAACCAGATGGTTTATTGCACACCCTACAACTATTCCTTCTCAGTTCTCACCCTTGGAGTATACCCATTTATGCAGTGCTTATAGTTAGAGGTGCAGTTTGTATTTCCTTGCCGGAGCCAATTCTATCTTTACCAGAGACAGTTAACTAATTTAAACTATAATCTCAACGCTGATCAGCTTATGTTCAAGATTTCAGGCATCAACCCTAGACCACCAGGCTTCTCTCAAGTAGATTCTGAATCAGTAAACTCAGTTAGATAAACAGGATCTATCAATTATCATTAATTAGCCATTATGTGTATTTGAGACATCGAGAAGCTTAGCTTTGTTTTCTATGCAACATTGTATGATTTTGTGAAACCTCTATTCTAGTTTCTGTTTAAGTGGTTGAAGCTGACAAGGGCCAAGTCAAGTTTACTAATGCGCAGAGAAATTTGAGTACATATGCTTACCTCACAGGAACAGGTTCATGAATATGCTTACCACAGCAAGTTTCACCATTGTTTATTTCTGACATCAAATGCTTCAGGGTAGTATTGATGGCCTACTTTTGCTTTCAGCTATTTTTATTGTTTGCTCAGTATGCAAAGACACATGACATGCAAAGGGCTCCTGTTTAGTATTCCATCTTTTATTCTCTTATGGCGTGCTTTGAGTTCTTGAATCCTCAGTGAAACATCTCATAATTGACATCTCTTTTCCTGGCTAAACTTTTGGATCTTGATCATAAACTGAGTGATTCTATATGCATGTGTTTATTTTCTTGGCTTTTCAATATCTAGGGCCCGGATGCTTTATTGTGACGGTTCACACCAATACACCCGACGACTCTACCCATGTGCCTAGAAACTAGTCATTATAATTGAGACATATGTTAATGAAATTAGAGTTTAGACACCAATACATCCTCCCTTTTATATACACATGCATTAGCCCGAAATATATATTAATGAAATTAGAGTTTAGAACTTTATCTTGTGGTTTTAGAATGCTACTCGAAAATCTGCTCTTCTTTGATGATCATGCCATGTTCTTACATGCACAATTCTACATAGCATCTCTGAGTAAACATTTATTCATTTAAAACCACACAGTGACAGAAAGCATATATATCCACATCAACTGTAACCTGTGTGGCCTACCTGGAGAATTAACTACAAGGCTACAGAAGCAGCAACGTACTTTAAATCTCTTTCACACATTAAGGTGCAGCTTACTTGAACAGAGCCAAACCCCACACTTTTTGTATTCATTCATCAAATCAGTAAAGAGTACACAAACAAGAGGAGGGACTTTAATGGACAGCCAGAGTTTGAAGCTGTTTCATTTTCATCTGTCTGAGAAAGAATACATTAGTTTCATGGTCTTAATATTATCAGTTCTTATAAATTTCACATTGATAAACCAATAAAGACCTTAGGTTTATTTTCATTAACTAATGATTTGATCATGTTCATACATTCATAATCCCATTGGGAAGCAAATATAAATTAAAATAAAAAGACATCAGAAGCTGTAATCCGTTTTAAACACTGTCGTGTCTTTTGTCTTTGCTTTACCACCCACACCTCTGTTCTCTGCTTCTTCCGCTTCCTCAATGTCATCACCATCTATCTCAAACGCAGGATGGCTCAAAACGCATTTCAGAAGCTGCGTTCCTCGCAACGCGTTTGTGAGCGGCAAGTGTCCTAGAGGCGTTTCGTCGTTAAGCTCCCACTGGAACTCGTCGGGGAAAGCTCTGTAGTTGTACTGAACGACCTCCGTATCGAGAAGCTTCATCCACTCGACTTTAATGAAGAATCTCGTGAAGTCTTTCTTGACTTTCAACCAGATTTTGCGCTGCACGCTGTATCCGAACCTCCCGTCGCTGTGTTTGGTCCAGAGGTTGTCGATGGCTTGAAGATCCTCGACGGAGATCGATTTCACCTCGGAGAAGAAGACGTAGCCGCGTTTCACGGCGGCTTCTCCGGCTATCTGGATGAGAAGGCGACGAGTTTCTTCGTCTGCTTTTCGGAAGTCTTGGTTGGTGAGGTGGGTCGCTAGGACGTCGAACTCTGTGGAGGTTTCTGCGGTTACGGAGGAGGCGTTTGTGGTGAGAGCGGCGGAGACGACGGAGGAGGAAGAGGAGGAGGAGGAGCAGATGAGTGAGGAGAATGGGGCGGTGGAGGTGGGGTGTTTGAGGGAGAGAGAAGATGGTACGACGTGAGATTGGGGATGGAGATTGTGACGGTGGTGTTGGTAAGAGGAGGAGTGGTGGTG
Proteins encoded:
- the LOC106311923 gene encoding CMP-sialic acid transporter 3, whose amino-acid sequence is MVECSVCRSKLVSRAYDDHKIRVTSKQRVLNVLLVVGDCMFVGLQPILVYMSKVDGKFNFSPISVNFLTEIAKVVFAIVMLLIQAKHQKVGEKPLLSVSTFVQAARNNVLLAVPALLYAINNYLKFTMQLYFNPATVKMLSNLKVLVIALLLKIVMKRRFSVIQWEALALLLIGISVNQLRSLPEGATAIGIPLATGAYICTVIFVTVPSMASVFNEYALKSQYDTSIYLQNLFLYGYGAIFNFLGILATVIYKGPESFDILQGHSRATVFLIMNNAAQGILSSFFFKYADTILKKYSSTVATIFTGIASAALFGHVITMNFLLGISIVFISMHQFFSPLAKVKDDQQQNGSIELGNAKDAHRANDSFINMAAGANEEATHRGVTDDRTPLLPR
- the LOC106307616 gene encoding tetrapyrrole-binding protein, chloroplastic-like; translated protein: MATTNSLQHHHHSSSYQHHRHNLHPQSHVVPSSLSLKHPTSTAPFSSLICSSSSSSSSVVSAALTTNASSVTAETSTEFDVLATHLTNQDFRKADEETRRLLIQIAGEAAVKRGYVFFSEVKSISVEDLQAIDNLWTKHSDGRFGYSVQRKIWLKVKKDFTRFFIKVEWMKLLDTEVVQYNYRAFPDEFQWELNDETPLGHLPLTNALRGTQLLKCVLSHPAFEIDGDDIEEAEEAENRGVGGKAKTKDTTVFKTDYSF